One window of the Nicotiana tabacum cultivar K326 chromosome 4, ASM71507v2, whole genome shotgun sequence genome contains the following:
- the LOC107767404 gene encoding putative lipid-transfer protein DIR1: protein MLDPPLPLPINPYPVIHTLLLYKSFMSCCFSTYTHRKKERKRNMDMEHYLAKKPVALALVAILLSSFSIEVSRAQGICNISGEGLMSCKPSVTPPNPSAPTAKCCSALAHADWGCLCSYMNSHWLPSLGVDPTLAMQLPQKCKLPNPPHC, encoded by the coding sequence ATGCTGGATCCGCCCCTGCCCCTGCCCATAAACCCATACCCAGTCATACACACATTGTTACTATATAAATCCTTTATGTCATGTTGTTTCTCTACATACACtcacagaaagaaagaaagaaagagaaatatGGACATGGAGCATTACTTGGCCAAAAAACCTGTGGCATTGGCTTTGGTTGCCATTTTGTTGAGCAGTTTTAGCATAGAAGTGTCGAGAGCACAGGGAATATGTAACATATCAGGAGAAGGTTTAATGTCATGTAAACCATCAGTAACACCCCCGAACCCGTCGGCGCCCACAGCCAAGTGCTGCAGCGCGCTGGCACATGCAGACTGGGGATGCCTTTGCTCTTATATGAATTCTCACTGGTTGCCTTCTTTAGGAGTTGATCCAACACTTGCAATGCAACTCCCTCAGAAATGCAAACTCCCTAATCCTCCCCATTGCTAA
- the SCI1B gene encoding style cell-cycle inhibitor 1-B isoform 1 (isoform 1 is encoded by transcript variant 1), with the protein MGSDKKTTEEKRKHKRNSPSSPRDEVKSKRQNIKGDEERRKEKDKSKKEKHKSHKSKCHSSEEKKSGEKHKTKSHKHKDKSKNKFEELSKDDYFSKNNEFASWLKDKKNLFFSDLSSETARNLFSDFVIQWNKGKLDSQYYEGIATGPRSSHAWNIKNRTCLSLMKILSWMPGKITLSVIYQGLRVLRRTVLMIHVNSIVFIHTFDMY; encoded by the exons ATGGGGAGCGATAAGAAGACGACGGAGGAGAAGAGGAAGCATAAGAGAAATTCGCCTTCTTCTCCACGAG ATGAAGTGAAAAGCAAACGCCAGAATATCAAAGGGGATGAAGAGCGAAGGAAAGAAAAGGACAAATCCAAGAAGGAGAAGCACAAATCCCATAAATCCAAATGTCATTCTAGTGAAG AGAAGAAGTCAGGGGAAAAGCACAAAACCAAGAGCCACAAACATAAGGATAAATCG AAAAACAAGTTTGAAGAGTTATCAAAAGATGATTATTTCTCTAAGAACAATGAATTTGCTTCTTGGCTGAAAGATAAGAAGAATTTGTTCTTCTCAGATCTTTCGTCTGAGACTGCACGCAATTTATTCTCTGACTTTGTCATACAATGGAACAAGGGAAAGCTTGACAGCCAATACTATGAGGGAATTGCAACCGGGCCTCGGTCATCCCACGCTTGGAATATCAAAAA cagAACATGCTTAAGCCTTATGAAGATACTTTCTTGGATGCCTGGTAAAATCACCCTATCTGTTATTTATCAAGGCCTTCGGGTGCTGAGACGGACAGTACTTATGATTCACGTAAACTCAATAGTTTTTATTCATACTTTCGATATGTATTAA
- the SCI1B gene encoding style cell-cycle inhibitor 1-B isoform 2 (isoform 2 is encoded by transcript variant 2), producing MGSDKKTTEEKRKHKRNSPSSPRDEVKSKRQNIKGDEERRKEKDKSKKEKHKSHKSKCHSSEEKKSGEKHKTKSHKHKDKSKNKFEELSKDDYFSKNNEFASWLKDKKNLFFSDLSSETARNLFSDFVIQWNKGKLDSQYYEGIATGPRSSHAWNIKK from the exons ATGGGGAGCGATAAGAAGACGACGGAGGAGAAGAGGAAGCATAAGAGAAATTCGCCTTCTTCTCCACGAG ATGAAGTGAAAAGCAAACGCCAGAATATCAAAGGGGATGAAGAGCGAAGGAAAGAAAAGGACAAATCCAAGAAGGAGAAGCACAAATCCCATAAATCCAAATGTCATTCTAGTGAAG AGAAGAAGTCAGGGGAAAAGCACAAAACCAAGAGCCACAAACATAAGGATAAATCG AAAAACAAGTTTGAAGAGTTATCAAAAGATGATTATTTCTCTAAGAACAATGAATTTGCTTCTTGGCTGAAAGATAAGAAGAATTTGTTCTTCTCAGATCTTTCGTCTGAGACTGCACGCAATTTATTCTCTGACTTTGTCATACAATGGAACAAGGGAAAGCTTGACAGCCAATACTATGAGGGAATTGCAACCGGGCCTCGGTCATCCCACGCTTGGAATATCAAAAAGTAA